A single genomic interval of Patescibacteria group bacterium harbors:
- a CDS encoding RlpA-like double-psi beta-barrel domain-containing protein, giving the protein MLKQSQTARVITIFLLTLTLTAMAGSFVYAAEAAEITANRSYFINLDKQTIAKGYTVSAFAETIKLSLTPGILSQSTGVDAVELNEAIDDPWQLERISKVYQFEFRNKAAYDNKKPFYIQLSYDKTSDYYKQVYYYDKNYSSWRPLPTVDYPDKSFARSLIHLPFARLAVFANPEALVQGRASWYKYKGGLFAASPDFPKGSKLRVFNTANNKFVDVIINDFGPERKLHPDRVIDLDYVAFKKIASTGAGIINIRVQPISIVPENNKILDIAESGAKAELLITAKSAIAMDEQTGETLWQKNATSTLPLASLTKLVAIKVFLDTRPTLNSQVAYSLKDEEYNYEYVNKWESARLKLQDGDTLTIEDLLYAALVGSANNAVETLVRVSGLERDEFILKMNQEVALWGATATHFIEPTGLSPENVSSALDYAIITKEVYTHPIIQKASVMHQYKFATVNTKKAHTITNTDKLLGVSSLDITGSKTGYLDEAQYCLMARAKNKSGRQIIAVTMGVDSRQNSFDQTEQLLKYALKMIK; this is encoded by the coding sequence ATGTTGAAGCAAAGTCAAACGGCGAGAGTAATAACAATTTTTTTACTAACCTTAACGCTGACCGCCATGGCCGGTAGTTTTGTTTATGCGGCTGAAGCGGCCGAAATCACAGCCAATCGCTCTTATTTTATAAATTTGGACAAGCAGACGATCGCCAAAGGCTATACGGTCAGCGCTTTTGCAGAAACGATTAAGCTCTCTTTAACTCCCGGAATATTAAGCCAATCTACCGGAGTGGACGCGGTTGAATTAAATGAAGCCATCGACGATCCCTGGCAATTAGAAAGAATCAGCAAGGTTTATCAGTTTGAATTCAGAAACAAAGCCGCTTACGATAATAAGAAGCCCTTTTATATCCAATTATCTTATGATAAGACCTCGGATTATTATAAGCAAGTTTATTATTATGATAAAAATTATTCTTCCTGGCGGCCTTTGCCCACGGTTGATTATCCGGATAAATCATTCGCGCGCTCTTTAATCCATCTGCCGTTCGCCCGCCTGGCGGTTTTCGCCAATCCGGAAGCTTTGGTCCAAGGCCGGGCCAGCTGGTATAAATATAAAGGCGGTTTATTCGCGGCTTCGCCGGATTTTCCCAAAGGTTCAAAACTGCGCGTTTTTAACACGGCTAACAATAAATTCGTTGACGTCATAATAAATGATTTCGGCCCGGAAAGAAAACTCCACCCGGACAGAGTTATTGATTTGGATTATGTAGCTTTTAAAAAAATAGCTTCTACCGGCGCGGGCATAATTAATATCAGAGTTCAGCCAATCAGCATTGTTCCGGAAAATAATAAAATTTTGGATATTGCCGAGTCCGGAGCTAAGGCCGAGCTCTTAATTACGGCTAAATCGGCCATAGCCATGGATGAGCAAACCGGCGAAACACTCTGGCAGAAAAACGCCACCAGCACTTTGCCTTTGGCCAGTTTGACAAAACTGGTGGCCATAAAAGTTTTTTTAGATACCCGGCCGACTTTAAACAGCCAAGTGGCTTACAGCCTTAAAGATGAGGAATATAATTATGAATACGTTAATAAATGGGAATCGGCCAGGCTGAAATTGCAAGACGGCGACACTTTAACCATTGAAGATTTACTTTACGCGGCTTTAGTCGGCTCGGCCAATAACGCGGTTGAAACTTTAGTGCGCGTCAGCGGTCTTGAAAGAGACGAATTTATATTAAAAATGAATCAGGAGGTTGCTCTCTGGGGCGCTACTGCCACGCATTTTATCGAGCCCACGGGATTATCCCCGGAGAATGTGAGCTCGGCGCTTGATTATGCTATAATAACTAAAGAAGTTTATACTCATCCGATTATCCAAAAAGCCAGCGTTATGCATCAGTATAAATTTGCCACGGTAAACACCAAAAAAGCTCATACCATAACCAATACGGATAAACTTTTAGGGGTAAGCAGTTTAGATATCACCGGCTCTAAAACCGGCTATCTTGACGAGGCCCAATATTGCTTGATGGCGCGGGCGAAAAATAAATCAGGCAGGCAAATAATCGCCGTAACCATGGGCGTAGACAGCCGGCAAAACAGTTTTGACCAGACCGAGCAATTATTAAAGTACGCCCTGAAGATGATAAAATAA
- the ftsE gene encoding cell division ATP-binding protein FtsE → MIKLSNITKIYPPDIKALHKVNLHIKPGEFVSIVGQSGTGKTTLVKLLISEEKADEGKIVVGGWDITDIGQAEISVLRRQIGVVFQDFKLLHKKTLFENVAFALQVCGEPQRKINSIVPQVLKIVGLENKMHRYPLQISGGEQQRAVIARALVHRPKILLADEPTGNLDSINADEIIEILQKINKFGTTVVLVTHNREVVNKLRKRVITIENGLIVGDQAVGKYVL, encoded by the coding sequence ATGATCAAATTATCAAATATCACGAAAATTTACCCGCCGGACATTAAAGCGCTCCATAAAGTAAATTTACATATTAAGCCCGGAGAATTCGTTTCCATCGTCGGGCAATCGGGCACAGGCAAAACCACTTTGGTTAAGCTTTTGATCAGCGAGGAAAAAGCCGATGAAGGAAAAATTGTTGTCGGCGGCTGGGATATTACCGATATCGGCCAAGCGGAAATTTCGGTTTTACGCCGGCAGATCGGGGTGGTTTTTCAGGATTTTAAATTATTGCATAAAAAAACGTTGTTTGAAAATGTCGCTTTCGCTCTCCAGGTTTGCGGCGAGCCGCAGCGCAAAATAAACAGCATCGTGCCTCAAGTTTTAAAAATCGTCGGGCTGGAGAATAAAATGCATCGCTATCCGCTGCAGATTTCCGGCGGCGAACAGCAGCGCGCCGTCATCGCCCGCGCCTTAGTGCATAGGCCGAAAATTCTTTTGGCCGACGAGCCGACCGGCAACCTTGATTCAATCAACGCCGATGAAATTATTGAAATTTTACAGAAAATCAATAAGTTCGGCACGACGGTTGTGCTCGTGACTCATAACCGAGAGGTGGTTAATAAATTGAGAAAAAGGGTAATTACCATAGAAAACGGATTAATCGTCGGCGACCAGGCGGTTGGAAAATATGTTTTATAG
- a CDS encoding ABC transporter permease → MFLLSFLRVIKFSFQDIARNIWLSIITVIIITLALFSVNLLLAVKILTSATVGAVKEKVDISLYLKSDAAENIILALRSQIENLDSVKEVNYVNKQSAIESFREKHKNDPEILQALLELGKNPLSPSLIIKPKNINNYDELIVDLNKIDNDIIESRNFDDHKAILAKINNIAEKASEAGLFISSLFILITILVVYNAVRVAIFTHKREIGIMKLVGASTWFIRAPYLISGMIYAMLGVIMIIIIIYPFLSLTRPYLETFFSGFEVNLLDYFNNNFLLIFGLEFLAASLVNVLASLVAVGKYSKV, encoded by the coding sequence ATGTTTTTACTGTCTTTTCTAAGAGTTATAAAATTCAGTTTTCAGGACATAGCCCGCAATATCTGGCTATCAATTATTACGGTGATAATTATCACCTTGGCTTTATTTTCCGTTAACTTGCTCTTGGCGGTTAAAATATTAACTTCGGCCACGGTCGGCGCGGTTAAGGAAAAAGTTGACATCAGCTTGTATTTAAAATCCGATGCCGCGGAAAATATTATTTTAGCTTTGCGTAGCCAGATTGAGAATCTTGATTCGGTTAAGGAAGTTAATTATGTCAATAAGCAATCCGCCATAGAAAGTTTCAGGGAAAAACATAAAAATGATCCGGAAATACTGCAGGCCTTATTGGAACTCGGTAAAAATCCGCTGTCGCCGAGCTTAATCATCAAGCCCAAAAATATTAATAATTACGATGAGCTGATTGTTGATTTGAATAAAATTGACAATGATATAATCGAGTCAAGAAATTTTGACGACCATAAGGCCATACTCGCGAAGATTAATAATATCGCCGAAAAAGCCAGCGAGGCCGGCCTATTTATCAGCTCGCTGTTTATTTTAATAACAATACTGGTGGTTTACAACGCGGTGCGCGTGGCCATTTTTACCCATAAGCGGGAAATCGGCATTATGAAGCTGGTGGGCGCTTCCACCTGGTTTATCCGCGCCCCTTATTTGATTTCCGGCATGATTTACGCCATGCTGGGAGTGATTATGATAATAATAATCATTTATCCTTTTTTAAGCCTGACTCGGCCTTATTTGGAAACATTTTTCTCCGGCTTTGAAGTTAATTTATTGGATTATTTTAATAATAATTTTTTGTTGATTTTCGGCTTGGAATTTTTGGCCGCGAGCCTGGTTAATGTTTTGGCCAGTTTAGTGGCGGTAGGGAAGTATTCTAAAGTTTAA
- a CDS encoding metallophosphoesterase produces the protein MIYIFILAGVASLAAVFLTHYFLFQALVNFFNITGQIYLNALKIIFILLPISFILASILINRFANIFVRLCYTISASWFGIMLYLVLACLLAYFILYLGKLFSFSLNEKTLIIGLFLAAAAVIIYGIIAAQNIKIRELNIALPNLPAEWRGKTAVFISDLHLGAIDNYEFAARVTRQIDDLRPDLLLIGGDFFDGQANVDLDRLAQFFSTIKTPLGKFFVTGNHEEFGNNAKFIDAITKAGINVLDNKLAEINGLQIIGVDYKSAYSKSDYEAILANLKIDKNKPSILLRHVPDKMEVAPKFGVSLVLCGHAHKGQLFPIQIIEYFLYDGFQYGLKKSGATTVYTSSGAGTWGPPMRILADPEIARIKFE, from the coding sequence ATGATATACATATTTATCCTGGCCGGCGTCGCCAGTTTAGCGGCCGTTTTCTTAACGCATTATTTTTTATTCCAAGCTTTGGTCAATTTTTTTAATATCACCGGACAAATTTATTTAAATGCTTTAAAAATTATTTTTATTTTATTGCCTATTAGTTTTATTTTGGCTTCAATCTTAATCAACCGCTTTGCCAATATTTTCGTCCGCCTTTGCTATACTATCAGCGCCAGCTGGTTCGGTATTATGCTTTATCTCGTTTTAGCTTGCCTGTTAGCGTATTTCATTTTATATTTAGGCAAACTATTTTCTTTCAGCCTTAATGAAAAAACCTTAATCATCGGCTTATTTTTAGCCGCGGCCGCGGTAATAATCTACGGCATTATAGCGGCGCAAAATATTAAAATAAGAGAATTAAATATCGCCCTGCCCAATCTGCCCGCCGAATGGCGGGGAAAAACCGCGGTTTTTATCAGCGACTTGCACTTAGGCGCGATTGATAATTATGAATTCGCGGCTCGCGTTACCAGGCAGATTGACGATCTACGGCCGGATCTGCTTCTGATCGGCGGAGATTTTTTCGACGGCCAGGCCAACGTTGACTTAGACAGGTTAGCGCAATTTTTTTCAACCATAAAAACGCCCCTGGGTAAATTTTTTGTTACCGGCAACCATGAAGAATTCGGCAACAACGCCAAATTCATTGATGCCATTACCAAGGCCGGCATTAATGTTTTAGATAATAAATTAGCGGAGATAAACGGCTTGCAGATTATCGGCGTTGATTACAAATCCGCTTATAGCAAAAGCGACTATGAAGCTATTTTAGCTAATCTGAAAATAGATAAAAATAAGCCCAGTATTTTATTAAGGCATGTGCCGGATAAAATGGAGGTGGCGCCTAAATTCGGCGTTTCGCTAGTCCTTTGCGGCCACGCCCATAAAGGCCAGCTTTTCCCCATACAAATTATTGAGTATTTCTTATACGACGGCTTTCAATACGGCTTAAAAAAATCCGGCGCCACCACGGTCTATACTTCTTCGGGCGCCGGCACCTGGGGTCCGCCCATGAGAATTTTAGCCGACCCGGAGATTGCGCGGATTAAATTTGAATAA
- a CDS encoding trypsin-like peptidase domain-containing protein: protein MKIKKYLISGLVFVIAAAAALSVYNYNPNIAKVIADTLRLDDQEATIRAIKKVMPAVVNIIVMDKQITASMNLSVGGQIQRNDIVQKGSGTGFLISADGLILTNKHVVGSVDEKTAEFRIILNTGKQYYAQLIGKDPINDLAVLKIFDKNLPYVQLGDSDKLQIGSTVIAIGNALGRYQNSATKGIVSGLGRSIQASDQTGTNAEALDNVIQTDAEINPGNSGGPLVDLEGNIIGINVALDQAGSSVGFAIPVNDAKPVIKSAREIGRIVRPRLGLRYVMLTPEIAQANKLALNSGAWISISQDGTPSVLPDSPAAKAGLKEGDIITEINAIKLQGQATLLSVVQKYKPGDKIGLRVFRGGKFLVLVAILDEFR, encoded by the coding sequence ATGAAAATAAAAAAATATTTAATAAGCGGTTTGGTATTTGTAATCGCCGCCGCCGCGGCTTTGTCTGTTTATAATTATAATCCGAATATCGCCAAAGTTATCGCCGATACTTTGCGCCTTGACGATCAGGAAGCGACGATCAGGGCGATTAAAAAAGTTATGCCGGCCGTAGTGAATATTATCGTCATGGATAAGCAAATTACCGCTTCAATGAATTTAAGCGTCGGCGGGCAAATTCAAAGAAATGATATTGTGCAAAAAGGTTCGGGCACGGGATTTTTAATTTCGGCTGATGGTTTGATTTTAACCAATAAGCATGTAGTCGGCTCGGTCGACGAAAAAACCGCTGAATTTAGAATTATTTTAAATACGGGCAAGCAATATTACGCCCAGCTGATCGGCAAAGATCCGATCAACGATTTGGCGGTGCTGAAAATTTTTGATAAAAATTTGCCTTATGTGCAGTTAGGCGACAGCGATAAATTGCAGATCGGCTCCACGGTTATCGCTATCGGCAATGCTTTGGGGCGATATCAGAACAGCGCGACCAAAGGCATAGTCAGCGGGCTGGGCAGAAGCATCCAGGCCTCGGACCAGACCGGAACTAACGCCGAAGCTTTGGATAATGTCATCCAGACTGACGCGGAAATCAACCCGGGTAATTCCGGCGGGCCGCTAGTCGACCTGGAAGGCAATATTATCGGCATTAATGTGGCGCTTGATCAGGCCGGGTCGTCTGTCGGCTTTGCCATTCCGGTAAATGACGCCAAACCGGTCATAAAAAGCGCGCGTGAAATCGGGCGCATTGTCCGACCGCGGCTGGGCCTTAGATATGTTATGCTGACTCCGGAAATAGCCCAAGCCAATAAATTAGCTCTTAACAGCGGCGCTTGGATATCAATCAGCCAGGATGGAACGCCATCGGTTTTGCCTGATTCTCCGGCGGCTAAAGCCGGACTGAAGGAAGGCGATATAATTACGGAAATCAACGCCATTAAACTGCAGGGCCAGGCGACTTTGCTGTCGGTCGTGCAAAAGTATAAACCCGGGGATAAAATAGGCTTAAGAGTTTTTCGCGGCGGTAAATTTTTGGTTTTAGTCGCTATACTTGATGAATTTAGATGA
- a CDS encoding ATP-binding cassette domain-containing protein, with the protein MIEIKNLTKKFGQNSVLDDINFSVAKGEILGFLGPNGAGKSTTMKIITSFWAPTSGQVLIDGLDMAKDSLSARKKIGYLPETVPLYEDMRVFEYLKFIAEIRGLGEDEIKGRVKEVVAICGLSKVLRAPIEELSKGFRQRVGLAQAIMHRPDILILDEPTTGLDPNQIVEIRDLIKTIGREKTVIFSTHILSEVSATCDRVIIINNGKIVGQGSPAELMKKSGGAEIIYVKIRGLKGEVEKKLKEMENVVNVKVKDKEAEDIYGYEIEPAAGVDLREYLSLTVMKNNWSILEFSKKSASLENAFRELTK; encoded by the coding sequence ATGATAGAAATAAAGAATTTAACGAAAAAATTCGGCCAGAATTCAGTTTTGGATGATATTAATTTTTCAGTCGCTAAAGGAGAAATTTTAGGTTTTTTAGGCCCGAACGGAGCCGGTAAAAGCACTACCATGAAGATTATTACTTCTTTTTGGGCGCCGACTTCCGGCCAAGTGCTGATTGACGGCTTGGATATGGCCAAGGATTCGCTGTCTGCCAGAAAAAAAATCGGCTATCTGCCGGAAACCGTGCCGCTTTACGAAGATATGAGAGTTTTTGAATATCTGAAATTTATCGCGGAAATTCGCGGGCTCGGCGAAGACGAGATTAAGGGCAGAGTGAAGGAAGTCGTGGCGATTTGCGGCTTAAGCAAAGTCCTGCGAGCGCCGATTGAGGAGCTTTCCAAGGGCTTTCGCCAGCGGGTCGGCTTGGCCCAGGCCATAATGCACCGGCCGGATATTTTAATATTGGATGAGCCGACAACGGGTTTAGACCCGAACCAAATAGTGGAAATACGCGATTTGATTAAAACCATCGGCCGGGAAAAAACCGTCATATTTTCCACGCATATTTTAAGCGAAGTAAGCGCTACTTGCGACCGGGTGATTATTATTAATAACGGCAAGATTGTCGGGCAAGGCAGCCCGGCGGAGCTTATGAAAAAGTCCGGCGGCGCGGAAATAATTTACGTGAAAATCAGAGGCTTAAAGGGCGAGGTGGAGAAGAAGCTTAAAGAAATGGAAAATGTCGTCAATGTCAAAGTTAAAGATAAAGAAGCCGAGGATATTTACGGCTATGAAATTGAGCCGGCGGCCGGCGTGGATTTGCGCGAATATTTGTCTTTAACGGTCATGAAAAATAATTGGAGTATTTTGGAATTTTCTAAAAAAAGCGCCAGTCTGGAGAATGCCTTCAGGGAGCTGACTAAATAA
- a CDS encoding ABC transporter permease subunit: protein MQKSLYLKTIYTLFKKELMSYFNSPIAYVFIGVFLVAGNWLFFNVFFLAAQASMRNYFALLPWIFLFLSPAITMRLWAEEKKSGTIELLLTLPVTDWQVVLAKFFSALTFLSVSLSLSLTIPLSIVFLGNLDLGPVIGGYLGALFLGGSYLALGLFISSLTKNQIIAFIIGLTACFAAFIVGADFVLAGAPQAFAPVMKFIGLGSHFNNIARGVIDTKDVIYYVSFIFLFLWLNVRVIENRAWK, encoded by the coding sequence ATGCAAAAATCACTGTATTTAAAAACTATCTACACTCTTTTTAAAAAAGAATTAATGTCATATTTTAATTCGCCGATCGCTTATGTTTTTATCGGCGTTTTTTTAGTGGCCGGCAACTGGCTGTTTTTTAATGTTTTTTTCTTGGCGGCTCAAGCTTCAATGAGAAATTATTTCGCGCTTCTGCCTTGGATTTTTTTATTTTTGTCGCCGGCCATTACCATGCGCCTTTGGGCCGAAGAAAAGAAAAGCGGCACGATTGAGCTGCTCCTGACTCTGCCGGTAACCGACTGGCAGGTAGTTCTAGCTAAATTTTTCAGCGCCTTAACTTTTTTATCCGTTAGCTTATCGCTTTCTTTAACCATACCGTTAAGCATTGTTTTTTTAGGCAACTTGGATTTAGGGCCGGTTATCGGCGGTTATCTAGGCGCCTTGTTTTTAGGCGGCTCATATTTGGCTTTGGGCTTATTTATTTCCAGCCTGACAAAAAACCAGATTATCGCTTTTATTATCGGCTTAACGGCTTGTTTCGCCGCTTTTATCGTCGGCGCGGATTTTGTTTTAGCCGGCGCGCCTCAAGCTTTCGCTCCGGTTATGAAGTTTATCGGTCTGGGCAGCCATTTTAATAATATCGCCAGAGGCGTGATTGATACTAAAGATGTCATATATTATGTTTCTTTTATATTTTTGTTTTTATGGTTAAACGTTAGAGTGATAGAGAACAGGGCGTGGAAATAA
- a CDS encoding GldG family protein, which produces MNLNNFFKRTNLSLTVVIVIGILIVLNFFSYNIFYRFDLTQNKDYSLSKASKAAAAGAKDIINIKVYFSADLPSQFLNLRQEVGDILDEYVNYSGGKIKVEFINPLDDQATEQELYLAGIPKLQFNALEKDKYQVINGYLGMLIKYGEKSQAIPVVEDTKDLEYQITSAVKKLTSAKVANIGFWQSNGAADVEKEVSAAYKKLGEIYNVSAINYAADKKISGDLDTLIIIGPKEKFNDDELKAIDAFLLRGGSLVIMADGVKVGQGLVANKNDIGLNKILESYGLKLNENLALDINNGMASFSQGFVTFTVNYPYWPKVIKPGFDQNNPAVSRLEGLVLPWASTIDVVPDKIKDIAVSYLAQTSNQAMAVADNFKLDPQAQINDGVRGKFNLAVALTGDFKSPFNNASSKAGRLILMGDSDFIRDNFLQNYPDNLVFFQNVIDGLSLGGDLISIRSKGVAERPLKEISEAVKTAVRYANIFGLTIIVVLFGMVRYFLRRKARFEDQI; this is translated from the coding sequence ATGAATTTAAATAATTTTTTTAAAAGAACTAACTTAAGCTTAACTGTCGTTATAGTAATCGGCATTTTAATCGTGCTGAATTTTTTTTCATATAATATTTTCTATCGCTTTGATTTAACGCAAAATAAGGATTATTCGCTTTCTAAAGCCAGTAAAGCCGCCGCGGCCGGCGCCAAAGACATTATTAATATCAAGGTTTATTTTTCCGCCGACTTACCGTCGCAATTTTTAAATTTGCGCCAAGAAGTTGGCGATATTCTAGACGAATATGTTAATTATTCCGGCGGCAAGATTAAAGTGGAGTTTATTAACCCTCTGGACGACCAGGCAACCGAGCAAGAATTATATCTGGCCGGCATACCAAAATTGCAATTTAATGCTTTGGAAAAAGACAAATATCAAGTTATCAACGGTTATTTGGGCATGTTGATTAAATATGGGGAAAAATCCCAGGCCATTCCGGTGGTTGAGGACACTAAAGATTTGGAATATCAAATTACCTCGGCCGTTAAAAAGCTAACCAGCGCCAAGGTCGCTAATATCGGTTTTTGGCAGAGCAATGGCGCCGCCGATGTTGAAAAAGAAGTCAGCGCGGCTTATAAAAAGCTGGGAGAAATTTATAATGTCAGCGCGATTAATTATGCCGCGGATAAAAAAATCTCCGGCGATTTGGACACTTTAATAATTATCGGCCCTAAAGAAAAATTTAACGATGATGAGCTTAAGGCGATTGACGCTTTTTTGCTGCGCGGCGGTTCGCTGGTTATTATGGCCGACGGAGTTAAGGTAGGGCAAGGGCTAGTAGCCAATAAAAACGATATCGGTTTAAACAAAATTTTAGAGTCTTACGGCCTTAAGCTGAATGAAAATTTAGCGCTGGATATAAATAACGGCATGGCGTCATTCAGCCAAGGCTTTGTTACTTTTACTGTTAATTACCCTTACTGGCCTAAGGTTATAAAGCCGGGGTTTGACCAGAACAATCCGGCCGTCTCAAGGCTAGAAGGCTTGGTTTTACCTTGGGCGTCCACGATTGACGTTGTGCCTGATAAAATTAAGGATATAGCGGTTTCTTATTTAGCCCAGACTTCTAATCAGGCCATGGCCGTGGCTGATAATTTTAAACTAGATCCCCAGGCGCAAATTAATGATGGAGTCAGAGGGAAATTCAATTTGGCCGTGGCTTTAACCGGCGACTTTAAGAGCCCGTTTAATAACGCGAGCTCTAAGGCCGGCCGTTTAATTTTAATGGGCGATAGTGATTTTATCAGGGATAATTTTTTGCAAAATTATCCGGACAATTTGGTATTTTTTCAAAATGTTATTGATGGCTTAAGCTTGGGCGGCGACTTGATTTCTATCCGCTCAAAAGGCGTAGCCGAGCGTCCGCTTAAAGAAATAAGCGAAGCGGTTAAAACGGCGGTTAGGTATGCCAATATTTTCGGCTTAACGATTATCGTCGTGCTTTTCGGTATGGTTAGATATTTTTTAAGAAGAAAAGCCAGGTTTGAAGATCAAATATAA
- a CDS encoding DUF4340 domain-containing protein, protein MNKKTLILGVVLLALIALAYAYQGPLKKWQNNLGKPKNILAKINVGLIDKIEIIDQGKILTLAKQGQKWKYDNSKDFYVDVPVMAKVFDELKTAADSEVELVSNNQDRKSEFKTDASGLEIKIYQADKQSADFIVGARSSDYVSSYISLPGSAVTYAVKADLPGAFNPVDWRDSTIFSTPTEKINKIRFQYPNREFTVELKDGKWNGILPNKFSVNQEKIQPVLDIMSNLKAVEIPAQVFNDTGLDKHSIIVEASGDGIKNVLMIGGASNALYYTKRGDSDNIYLISKTERDELDKWSWQLK, encoded by the coding sequence ATGAATAAAAAGACTTTAATTTTAGGTGTTGTGCTGCTAGCGTTAATCGCCCTGGCTTACGCCTATCAGGGCCCTTTAAAAAAATGGCAGAATAATTTAGGCAAGCCGAAGAATATTTTAGCTAAAATAAATGTTGGCTTAATTGATAAAATAGAAATTATAGATCAGGGTAAAATTTTAACTCTGGCTAAGCAAGGCCAAAAATGGAAATATGATAATAGCAAAGATTTTTATGTTGATGTCCCGGTTATGGCTAAGGTTTTCGATGAATTAAAAACGGCCGCCGATTCTGAAGTTGAGCTGGTTAGCAACAATCAAGATAGAAAAAGCGAATTTAAAACCGACGCTTCGGGCTTGGAAATAAAAATTTATCAGGCCGATAAGCAGTCCGCCGATTTTATTGTTGGCGCTAGGTCAAGCGATTACGTAAGCTCTTATATTTCTTTGCCCGGGTCGGCCGTTACTTACGCGGTTAAAGCCGATTTGCCCGGCGCTTTTAATCCGGTTGATTGGCGCGATTCTACTATTTTTTCAACGCCAACGGAAAAAATTAATAAAATAAGATTTCAATATCCGAATAGGGAATTTACGGTAGAATTAAAAGATGGAAAATGGAACGGTATATTGCCTAATAAATTTTCCGTCAATCAGGAAAAAATTCAACCGGTTTTAGATATTATGTCAAATTTAAAGGCCGTAGAAATTCCGGCTCAAGTTTTTAACGATACCGGCTTGGATAAGCATTCTATAATTGTAGAAGCGTCGGGCGATGGGATAAAAAATGTTTTAATGATTGGCGGAGCCAGCAACGCTTTGTATTATACTAAAAGAGGCGACAGCGATAATATTTATCTTATTTCTAAAACCGAGAGAGACGAACTGGATAAATGGAGTTGGCAGTTAAAATAA